The sequence ATGAATCAGGAGGGAATAGCAATGATGCCAAAAATTACTGTAGAGCAAATAGTTAAAAGAAAGGCAGTTGTTGTTAGACCAGACGAGACTGTAGAGAAAATTGCGAAAATCCTCGCGAGAAACAAAGTAAGCAGTGCAGTTGTTATGGACAAAGACGAGATAATAGGTATTGTCACAGATAGGGATATCCTTAATAAGATAGTCGCTAAAGGAAAAGATCCTAAAAAGGTAAAAGTCAGCGAGATAATGACAAAAAACCCTGTAACAATAGAATATGACTACGACATTCAA comes from Thermococcus aggregans and encodes:
- a CDS encoding CBS domain-containing protein; translated protein: MMPKITVEQIVKRKAVVVRPDETVEKIAKILARNKVSSAVVMDKDEIIGIVTDRDILNKIVAKGKDPKKVKVSEIMTKNPVTIEYDYDIQDAIELMMEKGVRRLLVTKFGMPMGFVTAADLLAAVNAYNHEEEESEKEEGEVYGICEVCGQYAQLHRVVHEGYERWVCESCKDMLES